In Ensifer canadensis, a genomic segment contains:
- a CDS encoding ABC transporter substrate-binding protein, giving the protein MSISKLKLTLAATGLVLAASAGNASASYCGDGKTVTFAGIDWESGAFITEVMKTILSKGYDCQVDSIPGNSVTLEQATANNDVQIFAEEWLGRSDIWNKAVEEKKVVAIGKTFVGASEGWFVPEYVIKGDASRNIEAKAPDLKSVSQLSDAKIVELFADPEEPSKGRFLNCPSGWTCEGVSTAKLDAYKLGETYVNFRPGTGTALDSAITSAYLQGEPILFYYWSPTAIMGKFKLVQLEEPAYNEACWKELSSATGKRDQGCAFPSVDVSYGVNSTFAQEAPEIIAILEKATFPLEDVNGSLAYMTDKKVDAVAAAAEFLKTKGDIWGKWVSDEARGKIEASLK; this is encoded by the coding sequence ATGTCGATCAGCAAACTGAAACTCACCCTCGCCGCCACCGGCCTCGTGCTTGCCGCTTCTGCCGGCAACGCCAGCGCCTCCTATTGCGGCGACGGCAAGACCGTTACCTTCGCCGGCATCGACTGGGAAAGCGGCGCGTTCATCACCGAGGTGATGAAAACCATCCTGTCGAAGGGCTACGACTGCCAGGTGGATTCGATCCCCGGCAATTCGGTGACGCTCGAACAGGCGACCGCCAACAACGACGTCCAGATCTTCGCCGAGGAATGGCTCGGCCGCTCCGACATCTGGAACAAGGCTGTCGAGGAAAAGAAGGTCGTGGCCATCGGCAAGACCTTCGTCGGCGCCAGCGAAGGCTGGTTCGTGCCGGAATACGTCATCAAGGGCGATGCCAGCCGCAACATCGAGGCCAAGGCGCCGGACCTGAAGAGCGTCTCGCAGCTTTCCGATGCCAAGATCGTCGAACTCTTCGCCGATCCGGAGGAGCCGTCCAAGGGCCGCTTCCTCAATTGCCCGTCCGGCTGGACCTGCGAGGGCGTCAGCACCGCCAAGCTTGATGCCTACAAGCTCGGCGAAACCTATGTGAACTTCCGTCCCGGCACCGGCACGGCGCTCGATTCCGCAATCACTTCGGCCTATCTGCAGGGCGAGCCGATCCTGTTCTACTACTGGTCTCCGACCGCGATCATGGGCAAGTTCAAGCTCGTCCAGCTTGAAGAGCCGGCCTACAACGAAGCCTGCTGGAAGGAGCTTTCGAGCGCCACCGGCAAGCGCGACCAGGGCTGCGCCTTCCCGTCCGTCGATGTTTCCTACGGCGTCAACAGCACCTTCGCCCAGGAAGCCCCCGAGATCATCGCCATCCTCGAAAAGGCGACCTTCCCGCTGGAAGACGTCAACGGCAGCCTTGCCTACATGACCGACAAGAAGGTCGATGCGGTGGCGGCAGCGGCCGAGTTCCTGAAGACCAAGGGCGACATCTGGGGCAAGTGGGTCTCCGACGAGGCCCGCGGCAAGATCGAAGCCAGCCTGAAGTAA
- a CDS encoding ABC transporter permease: MFPDSLNLSIRAPVNEFIQTLVSSYGWVFKAISAVILKAVLFIEWILRGLPWWVVILAFMALAWQSSKRWTLTVAVGALLFFVGVLGLWDLTMQTLALMLMATLVSVAIGVPMGILVAKSRLVRNITLPVLDVMQTMPSFVYLIPALMLFGLGKVPAILATIIYAVPPLIRLTDLGIRQVDHEVVEAATAFGGSPNQILFGVELPLATPTIMAGLNQTIMMALSMVVVASMIGARGLGEQVLNGIQTLDVGKGLEAGIGIVILAIVLDRITQGFGKNRTEDPRNG; encoded by the coding sequence ATGTTTCCGGATTCCCTCAATCTCTCCATCCGCGCGCCGGTGAACGAGTTCATCCAGACGCTGGTCAGCAGCTATGGCTGGGTCTTCAAGGCGATCAGCGCGGTGATCCTGAAAGCCGTGCTGTTCATCGAATGGATCCTGCGCGGCCTGCCCTGGTGGGTCGTCATCCTCGCCTTCATGGCGCTTGCCTGGCAAAGCTCCAAGCGCTGGACGCTGACGGTCGCCGTCGGCGCGCTCCTGTTCTTCGTCGGCGTGCTCGGCCTCTGGGATCTTACCATGCAGACGCTGGCGCTGATGCTGATGGCGACGCTGGTGTCTGTGGCCATCGGAGTTCCCATGGGCATTCTCGTCGCCAAGAGCCGGCTGGTGCGCAACATCACGCTGCCGGTGCTCGACGTGATGCAGACCATGCCGAGCTTCGTCTATCTGATCCCGGCGCTGATGCTCTTCGGCCTCGGCAAGGTGCCGGCGATCCTCGCCACCATCATCTATGCCGTGCCGCCACTGATCCGCCTCACCGACCTCGGCATTCGCCAGGTCGACCACGAGGTGGTCGAAGCGGCAACGGCCTTCGGCGGCAGCCCCAACCAGATCCTCTTCGGCGTCGAACTGCCGCTGGCAACCCCGACGATCATGGCCGGCCTCAACCAGACAATCATGATGGCGCTGTCGATGGTGGTCGTCGCTTCGATGATCGGCGCGCGCGGCCTCGGCGAGCAGGTGCTGAACGGCATCCAGACGCTTGACGTCGGCAAGGGCCTGGAAGCCGGCATCGGCATCGTCATTCTGGCAATCGTACTCGACCGCATCACGCAAGGTTTCGGCAAGAACCGGACGGAGGATCCCCGCAATGGCTGA
- a CDS encoding quaternary amine ABC transporter ATP-binding protein — translation MADIEIRNVYKIFGQDAKAALAMAKDGLDKSEILARSGCSVGLNDVSLTIGAGKIFVIMGLSGSGKSTLVRHINRLIEPTSGQVVFDGSNILELDAKALRTFRMHRVSMVFQSFALMPHRTVLQNVVYGQRVRGLSKADSRDIGMKWIETVGLSGYDAKFPHQLSGGMKQRVGLARALAADTDVILMDEAFSALDPLIRADMQDQLLQLQQNLSKTIVFITHDLDEALRIGSEIAILKDGQVVQVGTPDDILDKPANDYVARFVQRRQGRPETHD, via the coding sequence ATGGCTGATATCGAGATCCGCAACGTCTACAAGATCTTCGGCCAGGACGCCAAGGCGGCACTCGCCATGGCCAAGGACGGCCTCGACAAATCTGAGATTCTCGCCCGCTCCGGCTGCAGCGTCGGCCTCAACGACGTCAGCCTGACGATCGGTGCCGGCAAGATCTTCGTCATCATGGGCCTGTCCGGATCGGGTAAGTCGACGCTGGTGCGCCACATCAACCGGCTGATCGAACCGACCAGCGGCCAGGTGGTCTTCGACGGCAGCAACATCCTCGAGCTCGACGCCAAGGCGCTTCGCACCTTCCGCATGCACCGCGTCAGCATGGTGTTCCAGAGCTTTGCCCTGATGCCGCACCGCACCGTGCTGCAGAACGTCGTCTACGGCCAGCGGGTGCGCGGCCTTTCCAAGGCCGACAGCCGCGACATCGGCATGAAATGGATCGAGACGGTCGGGCTCTCAGGCTACGACGCCAAGTTCCCGCATCAGCTGTCGGGCGGTATGAAGCAGCGCGTCGGCCTTGCCCGGGCGCTGGCCGCCGACACCGATGTCATCCTGATGGACGAAGCGTTCTCGGCGCTCGATCCGCTGATCCGCGCCGACATGCAGGACCAGTTGCTGCAGCTGCAGCAGAACCTGTCGAAGACCATCGTCTTCATCACCCATGACCTCGACGAGGCTTTGCGCATCGGCTCGGAAATCGCCATCCTGAAGGACGGCCAGGTGGTGCAGGTGGGAACGCCTGACGATATTCTCGACAAGCCCGCCAACGACTATGTCGCCCGGTTCGTCCAGCGCCGCCAGGGAAGGCCAGAAACTCATGACTGA